From one Lycium barbarum isolate Lr01 chromosome 6, ASM1917538v2, whole genome shotgun sequence genomic stretch:
- the LOC132645779 gene encoding homeobox-leucine zipper protein HAT3, translating to MSGEKEDGLGLSLSLGMSCPQNNLTSSSTPPFPLNLLPFMPHHQNSSGRNDEERESVRREIDMNEPARMIDCDDVDGEEEEDNQVIMVSSPNSTVSSVSGKRSHDREENPTSSLDEDGGDAAARKKLRLSKEQAAVLEETFKEHNTLNPKQKLALAKQLNLRPRQVEVWFQNRRARTKLKQTEVDCEYLKRCCENLTEENRRLQKEVSELRALKLSPQLYMNMSPPTTLTMCPQCERVAVSSSSSSAASSSVTGASASRSHQHALGALHQPPVPLNKPWAAILSPKPLNMQRPEM from the exons ATGAGTGGTGAAAAAGAAGACGGTTTAGGTTTAAGCCTGAGCTTAGGAATGAGTTGCCCTCAAAATAATCTCACTTCATCATCAACTCCTCCTTTCCCTTTGAATCTCTTGCCCTTCATGCCCCATCATCAAAATTCTTCAG GGAGAAATGATGAGGAACGAGAAAGTGTGAGAAGGGAAATAGATATGAATGAACCAGCAAGGATGATAGATTGTGATGATGttgatggtgaagaagaagaagataatcAAGTGATAATGGTCTCATCACCTAACAGTACTGTTTCGAGTGTTAGTGGGAAAAGGAGTCATGACAGAGAAGAGAACCCCACCAGCTCTCTGGACGAAGACGGCGGCGATGCGGCGGCCAGGAAGAAACTCCGGCTGTCGAAAGAGCAAGCTGCCGTTCTTGAAGAGACATTTAAGGAGCATAACACTCTTAATCCG aagcAAAAGTTGGCTCTGGCGAAACAGCTGAATCTCAGGCCAAGACAAGTGGAGGTGTGGTTTCAGAACAGGAGGGCAAG GACCAAGTTGAAGCAAACAGAGGTTGATTGTGAATACTTGAAGCGTTGCTGTGAGAATCTGACAGAGGAAAACAGGCGTCTGCAGAAGGAAGTTAGTGAGCTTAGAGCATTGAAACTTTCTCCACAATTGTACATGAACATGAGCCCTCCCACCACCCTTACCATGTGCCCTCAGTGTGAGCGTGTGGCAGTTTCGTCATCTTCATCCTCGGCAGCCTCTTCGTCAGTCACCGGAGCTAGTGCCTCTCGCTCACACCAACACGCGCTAGGCGCCCTCCACCAACCGCCAGTGCCCCTTAACAAACCGTGGGCTGCAATTCTCTCCCCTAAACCACTCAACATGCAACGGCCAGAAATGTAA